In one window of Leptospira sp. WS92.C1 DNA:
- the odhB gene encoding 2-oxoglutarate dehydrogenase complex dihydrolipoyllysine-residue succinyltransferase yields the protein MSVEIKVPEMGESITEATIANWLKKEGEQVKQDEILLELETDKATMEVPAPSSGVLQKIHKKAGDTVKVKEIIGLIDASASAPSSSPTSSPAQTTAATSNNGNINDTLPPAVRKLIDDNGLNATSISGSGKNGQITKEDVLKAIESKSSSSVTTAPVAAKAAPAPEIPKAIPAASRGDLPRENTVPMSRLRKVIAERLVSAQHNAAILTTFNEVDMSAVMEVRNRYKDKFKEAHNVGLGFMSFFTKAAIHALKTIPAINAEIRGTDIVYKNYFDIGVAVGGPKGLVVPIVRDADLLTFAGVEQEIGRLANRVKDGKIELSEMEGGTFTISNGGVYGSMMSTPILNPPQSGILGLHNIVKRAVVVNDEIVIRPMMYLALSYDHRIVDGKEAVTFLVKVKEAIEDPTRLLLEL from the coding sequence ATGTCTGTAGAAATCAAGGTCCCCGAAATGGGGGAATCGATCACGGAAGCAACCATTGCAAATTGGCTAAAGAAAGAAGGTGAACAAGTAAAACAGGATGAGATCCTGCTGGAACTGGAAACCGATAAGGCGACCATGGAAGTTCCGGCCCCGTCTTCGGGTGTGCTTCAGAAAATTCATAAGAAGGCCGGCGACACCGTAAAAGTAAAAGAGATCATCGGTCTCATCGACGCAAGCGCCAGCGCACCTTCCTCTTCTCCGACTTCTTCACCAGCACAAACTACCGCAGCGACTTCTAACAACGGGAACATTAACGATACTCTTCCTCCTGCGGTTCGTAAACTCATCGACGATAACGGACTCAATGCTACTTCCATTTCCGGTTCCGGTAAAAACGGACAAATCACAAAAGAAGACGTATTAAAAGCGATCGAATCAAAATCATCCTCATCCGTAACAACGGCCCCTGTTGCGGCAAAAGCGGCTCCCGCTCCTGAAATTCCAAAAGCAATTCCGGCTGCAAGCAGAGGAGATCTTCCGAGGGAAAATACGGTTCCGATGTCTCGTCTTCGGAAAGTGATCGCGGAAAGACTCGTATCCGCACAACACAACGCAGCCATTCTTACTACGTTTAACGAAGTGGATATGAGTGCGGTGATGGAAGTTCGAAATCGTTATAAGGATAAGTTCAAAGAAGCGCACAACGTGGGTCTTGGATTTATGAGCTTTTTTACAAAAGCCGCGATTCACGCGCTCAAAACGATTCCTGCGATCAACGCGGAAATTCGCGGAACGGACATCGTGTATAAAAATTATTTCGACATCGGGGTAGCGGTAGGCGGACCGAAAGGACTCGTGGTTCCGATCGTAAGAGACGCGGACCTTCTCACTTTCGCGGGAGTGGAACAGGAAATCGGAAGACTTGCGAACCGAGTCAAGGACGGAAAGATCGAACTTTCCGAAATGGAAGGCGGAACATTCACCATCTCCAACGGGGGAGTTTACGGTTCGATGATGTCTACTCCGATCCTCAATCCTCCCCAGAGCGGAATTTTAGGACTTCATAATATAGTAAAACGCGCGGTTGTGGTAAACGACGAAATCGTAATCCGTCCGATGATGTATCTCGCACTTTCCTACGATCATAGAATCGTGGACGGAAAGGAAGCGGTTACATTCCTCGTGAAAGTGAAGGAAGCGATCGAAGATCCGACTCGACTTTTACTAGAACTTTAA
- the glyA gene encoding serine hydroxymethyltransferase codes for MQFLPKADPEIFAAIKKEDERQESNLEMIASENFVSRAVLEAYTSTLTNKYAEGYPGKRYYNGCHNADVVESLAIERAKKLFGAQYANVQPHSGAQANMAVFLACLEPGDSFLGMNLAHGGHLTHGSPVNISGRYYKPIPYGVDPKTETIDYDEIAKLAREHKPKLIVAGASAYARIIDFAKFAEIAKEVGAKLMADIAHISGLVSTGYHPSPIGLFDFVTTTTHKTLRGPRGGLILSSLENEKVLNSRVFPGIQGGPLMHVIAAKAVAFKEALEPDYKKYIETVLANAKTLAEVFVKRGYRVVSGGTDNHLVLLDVSVKGLTGAKAADGLDEVGVTVNKNAIPFDKNPPAVASGIRLGTPALTTRGLKPADIEIVGNLICDFLDNPDDEKNRTKVKGGVKEVTQKFPMDRFRLD; via the coding sequence ATGCAGTTTCTTCCGAAAGCAGATCCAGAAATTTTCGCAGCGATAAAAAAAGAGGACGAGAGACAGGAAAGTAACCTGGAAATGATCGCCTCCGAAAACTTTGTTTCCAGAGCGGTTCTGGAAGCCTATACTTCCACACTTACCAATAAATACGCCGAAGGGTATCCGGGCAAAAGATACTATAACGGCTGCCACAACGCGGACGTTGTGGAAAGCCTTGCAATCGAAAGAGCGAAAAAACTTTTCGGCGCCCAATACGCAAACGTTCAGCCTCACTCCGGAGCGCAGGCAAACATGGCTGTTTTTCTTGCGTGTCTCGAACCCGGAGATTCTTTTTTAGGAATGAACCTTGCACACGGCGGCCACTTGACTCACGGATCTCCGGTCAATATCAGCGGACGTTATTATAAACCGATTCCTTATGGAGTCGATCCAAAAACGGAAACCATCGACTATGATGAAATCGCAAAACTCGCAAGAGAACACAAACCGAAGTTGATCGTAGCGGGCGCTTCCGCTTACGCGAGAATCATCGACTTTGCAAAATTTGCGGAGATCGCAAAAGAAGTCGGTGCGAAACTGATGGCAGATATCGCTCATATCTCCGGACTCGTTTCCACGGGATATCATCCATCTCCGATCGGACTTTTCGATTTCGTGACCACCACGACTCATAAAACTTTAAGAGGACCGAGAGGTGGGCTCATTCTTTCTTCCTTAGAAAATGAAAAAGTTCTCAACTCGCGAGTGTTTCCCGGAATCCAAGGCGGACCTTTGATGCACGTGATCGCAGCTAAAGCAGTCGCTTTCAAAGAAGCCCTCGAACCGGATTATAAAAAATACATCGAGACGGTTCTTGCAAACGCAAAGACACTCGCGGAAGTTTTTGTAAAACGCGGATATCGTGTCGTGAGCGGAGGAACGGACAATCACCTTGTTCTTCTCGACGTTTCCGTAAAAGGACTCACCGGTGCAAAAGCGGCGGATGGCCTCGACGAAGTCGGAGTTACCGTAAATAAAAACGCGATCCCGTTTGATAAAAATCCGCCTGCGGTCGCTTCCGGAATTCGTCTGGGAACGCCGGCCCTCACCACACGCGGATTAAAACCGGCGGACATCGAAATCGTTGGGAATCTGATCTGTGACTTTCTCGACAATCCTGACGACGAGAAAAACAGAACCAAAGTGAAAGGCGGAGTCAAGGAAGTGACCCAGAAATTTCCGATGGATCGTTTCCGTTTGGATTAA
- a CDS encoding DNA polymerase domain-containing protein: MSDPVETEGYLFDIYHIEDTIYLWIKDRNENALLFYDFYQPIIYARGNESILKKLVQRLYQLKALAAIPSYEEQTLFYENLKVPVLKLTISRPSVLSKVSKKLYALYGRFDIYHSDIEISTSYMVEKGLFPLCKLKLSFTEEKDGKKIHKIEATDRIKNLEYTVPNLKTLYMSLSKSHRIGMKDNFILFRSDQNSWEFSGRNPKDLLDQINDLLKQEDPDIILSSFGDQVIFPYLFSQAQRLKVFPAFDRDKSSPISRNIQTKGTSYNTYGTIVFRAPSYPLFGRWHIDSENSFVHKEADLLGIIELARLSRLPIQKMARASTGKALTSIETDVALRRGYLVPWQKSAIESPKTALQLLEADKGGLVFQPDISYGMTAENVAQLDFAQMYPSIMVLHNISPECVNCSCCKNDPSVSIVPGLGYKICNKRIGIVSEALDHVLERRAYYKNKVKETNDEKIIADCNLKQSSLKWMLVTSFGYLGYRNAKFGRLESHESVNAFAREKLLLAKETAEERGYVFIHAITDSIFIRKEDSSPFSEEELRELCLEIKNRTEVKIDVDGIYTWLLFPASSQDPKMPVANRYMGRFASGKLKCRGIGSRRKDLPVFVKNAQKEMLEWMRGKTKIKDLKESEMEILDIYNRYDSKLKSEKVFLEELLIRRSTSKDLDEYEVDGPAALALYNLKELGIDVQAGEKIRYLVLNRKSKSKDQWYLPEEAIQILKQKNKQIHWDKTYYRKLLTNVFREIWAPFASFQDFESLIDEQRWLPFEDQLKGN, encoded by the coding sequence ATGTCTGATCCGGTTGAAACCGAAGGATATCTATTCGATATTTATCATATAGAAGATACGATCTATCTATGGATCAAAGATCGAAACGAAAACGCCCTTCTTTTTTACGACTTTTATCAACCGATCATCTATGCAAGAGGGAACGAATCCATTCTTAAAAAGCTCGTTCAAAGGCTTTATCAACTCAAGGCATTGGCCGCAATTCCGTCTTATGAAGAACAGACTCTTTTTTATGAAAATCTAAAAGTTCCGGTTTTAAAACTTACGATCTCCCGTCCGTCCGTATTATCCAAGGTTTCCAAAAAACTCTACGCACTCTATGGAAGATTCGATATTTATCATTCGGACATAGAAATTTCCACGAGCTATATGGTCGAAAAAGGATTGTTCCCATTGTGCAAACTGAAACTTTCTTTTACGGAAGAAAAGGACGGAAAAAAAATTCATAAAATCGAAGCTACCGATCGAATTAAGAATTTAGAATATACTGTCCCCAACTTAAAAACTTTATACATGAGTCTTTCGAAAAGTCATAGGATCGGAATGAAGGACAATTTCATTCTTTTCAGAAGCGATCAAAATTCTTGGGAATTTTCGGGAAGGAATCCGAAAGACTTACTCGATCAAATCAACGATCTTCTCAAACAGGAAGATCCCGATATCATACTCTCCTCTTTTGGGGATCAGGTAATCTTTCCGTATCTTTTTTCTCAGGCTCAAAGACTGAAGGTGTTTCCGGCTTTTGACAGGGACAAAAGCAGTCCTATCAGCAGAAACATTCAAACCAAGGGCACCAGTTATAACACATACGGAACCATCGTCTTCAGAGCCCCGTCTTATCCTCTTTTCGGAAGATGGCATATCGATTCCGAAAACAGTTTTGTTCACAAGGAAGCGGATCTTTTAGGGATTATAGAACTGGCGAGACTTTCCCGTCTTCCCATACAAAAGATGGCAAGAGCGTCCACCGGAAAGGCGCTTACCAGCATAGAAACGGACGTGGCTCTCCGCAGAGGATATCTTGTGCCCTGGCAAAAAAGCGCGATCGAATCTCCGAAAACGGCGTTACAACTTTTAGAAGCGGATAAAGGAGGACTCGTATTTCAGCCCGATATTTCTTACGGAATGACAGCGGAGAATGTGGCTCAACTTGACTTTGCGCAAATGTATCCGAGCATCATGGTTCTACATAATATTTCTCCCGAATGCGTAAACTGTTCCTGTTGCAAAAACGATCCAAGCGTATCGATCGTTCCGGGTCTTGGATATAAAATCTGCAATAAACGAATCGGAATCGTATCCGAAGCGCTGGATCATGTTTTGGAACGAAGAGCGTATTACAAAAACAAGGTGAAAGAAACGAATGACGAAAAAATCATAGCGGACTGTAATTTGAAACAATCCAGTTTAAAATGGATGTTAGTCACTTCTTTCGGTTATCTCGGTTATCGAAACGCAAAGTTCGGAAGACTCGAAAGCCACGAAAGTGTAAACGCGTTTGCAAGGGAAAAACTTCTTTTAGCAAAGGAAACCGCCGAAGAAAGAGGATACGTTTTTATACACGCCATCACGGACAGCATTTTTATCAGAAAAGAAGATTCGTCCCCATTCTCCGAAGAAGAATTAAGAGAGCTTTGTCTCGAAATCAAAAACAGAACCGAAGTAAAAATCGATGTCGACGGAATCTACACCTGGCTTTTATTTCCCGCCTCCAGTCAAGACCCGAAGATGCCGGTGGCAAATCGTTATATGGGCAGATTTGCGTCCGGAAAATTAAAGTGTAGAGGAATCGGATCCAGAAGAAAGGATCTTCCGGTTTTTGTAAAAAACGCTCAAAAGGAAATGTTGGAATGGATGCGCGGAAAAACAAAAATCAAAGATCTCAAAGAGTCGGAAATGGAAATATTAGATATTTATAATCGATATGATTCTAAACTAAAATCGGAAAAAGTTTTTTTAGAAGAACTTTTGATCCGAAGATCCACTTCCAAAGACTTAGATGAATATGAAGTAGACGGACCGGCCGCCTTAGCTCTTTACAATCTCAAAGAATTGGGAATCGACGTCCAAGCAGGAGAAAAAATTCGTTACTTGGTATTAAATCGAAAATCAAAAAGTAAGGATCAATGGTATCTTCCGGAAGAAGCGATTCAGATTCTAAAACAGAAAAATAAACAAATTCATTGGGATAAAACGTATTATCGGAAATTACTTACGAACGTTTTCCGGGAAATTTGGGCTCCGTTTGCATCTTTCCAGGACTTTGAATCCCTGATCGACGAACAAAGATGGCTGCCGTTTGAAGATCAGCTCAAGGGGAATTAG
- a CDS encoding MBL fold metallo-hydrolase produces MIIQLYGTRGSIPAPLRTPEYKQKLSQVLEMVRDAGPGVLSDIQKFISDLPPYLSRLAGGNTTCVSVISSSGQRIIVDAGTGVRVLGDELMQESSGKGEGNITFFFTHTHWDHIQGIPFFKPLYIPGNKFHFYSPYPDLEERFEKQQNPEYFPLPFSKLASTKLFTCLKPGETLDLEGNCKVDFYPLKHPGGSFAYRFVENGKIFIFATDAEFTGEDFASVSEMKPFFENADLLVLDSQYTLDESFQKFDWGHTSYTMAVNCAVAWNVKTLVLTHHEPAYEDDVLDIILQEAKAHADALGNHTLKIELAFEGSQYKLS; encoded by the coding sequence GTGATCATCCAACTCTACGGAACTCGGGGTTCGATCCCGGCTCCTCTCCGTACCCCGGAATACAAACAAAAGCTCAGTCAAGTCCTGGAAATGGTCCGGGACGCGGGTCCGGGTGTCCTCTCGGACATCCAGAAATTTATTTCCGATCTGCCTCCGTATCTTTCTCGATTGGCGGGAGGAAATACCACCTGCGTTTCGGTAATTTCTTCTTCCGGTCAAAGAATCATCGTCGACGCAGGAACCGGGGTTCGAGTCCTGGGAGACGAGTTGATGCAGGAATCCAGTGGGAAAGGCGAGGGAAACATCACATTCTTTTTTACGCACACTCACTGGGACCATATCCAGGGGATTCCATTTTTCAAACCTCTTTATATTCCCGGAAACAAATTCCATTTTTATTCTCCTTATCCGGATCTGGAGGAACGTTTTGAAAAACAACAGAACCCCGAATATTTTCCTCTTCCATTTTCCAAACTCGCTTCCACGAAACTCTTTACCTGCTTGAAGCCCGGCGAGACTTTGGATTTGGAAGGGAATTGTAAGGTCGACTTCTATCCTCTCAAACATCCGGGCGGCTCTTTTGCTTACCGATTTGTGGAGAATGGGAAAATCTTTATTTTCGCGACAGACGCCGAATTTACGGGTGAGGATTTTGCTTCGGTTTCGGAAATGAAACCCTTTTTTGAAAACGCGGATCTGCTCGTTCTGGATTCTCAATACACTCTGGATGAATCCTTCCAAAAATTTGACTGGGGACATACCTCTTATACCATGGCCGTAAACTGTGCAGTCGCTTGGAACGTAAAGACATTGGTCCTCACTCATCACGAGCCTGCTTATGAGGACGACGTTTTGGATATCATTCTTCAGGAAGCAAAAGCGCATGCGGACGCGCTCGGAAATCATACATTAAAGATCGAACTCGCCTTCGAAGGGAGCCAGTATAAACTATCATGA
- a CDS encoding GNAT family N-acetyltransferase, giving the protein MKHSYPPEPISLIGDHAELHPLKPEHHDELVKATQDGELWKLWFTAVPSPETMKTWIQTALAEQKEKQSLPFVVKRKSDQKILGSTRYMNIEKISNRLEIGSTWYCREAQKTAINTECKLLLLEHAFENLECIAVEFRTHRLNEESRRAISRLGAVQDGILRNHRIMPNGTLRDTVVYSILSSEWPTVKSHLRFKLRR; this is encoded by the coding sequence ATGAAACATTCCTATCCTCCAGAGCCCATTTCTCTCATCGGCGATCATGCAGAATTACATCCTTTAAAACCGGAGCACCATGACGAATTGGTAAAAGCGACCCAGGATGGAGAACTCTGGAAGTTATGGTTCACAGCCGTCCCTTCCCCGGAAACGATGAAAACCTGGATCCAAACCGCACTGGCGGAACAAAAAGAAAAACAATCTCTGCCGTTCGTCGTAAAACGAAAGAGCGATCAAAAAATTCTCGGCAGCACTCGCTATATGAATATCGAGAAAATTTCGAATCGGCTGGAGATCGGTTCCACTTGGTATTGCAGAGAAGCTCAAAAAACCGCAATCAACACGGAATGCAAACTTCTTCTTTTGGAACACGCATTCGAGAATTTAGAATGTATCGCCGTGGAATTCAGAACTCACAGACTCAATGAAGAATCCCGGAGAGCGATCTCGAGACTCGGTGCGGTTCAAGACGGGATCCTCCGAAATCATAGAATCATGCCAAACGGAACGTTAAGAGACACCGTCGTCTACAGCATTCTTTCGAGCGAATGGCCGACCGTAAAAAGTCATCTCCGATTCAAGTTGAGGAGATAA
- a CDS encoding penicillin-binding protein 1A, which translates to MKSIGLHRTSRALLIIALLGGFFFGYILSEVDEGGELAMLASYQPTTPTRLYDINGVVFAELYKHKQQLLKYQDIPPHVVQAFLSVEDNNFFNHFGIDFVAILRAGIVNVFAGRIKQGGSTLTQQLAKTVLQNRKRSFARKFIEALFTLQIEQEYSKEEILEIYFNLIYLGHGTTGLASAADVYFQKDVSDLDIAEAAMLARLPKAPVKYSPYKNPAISKNAHIGVLKLMASQGYIPEDKVQSLHDDFWNKYWPVVITQSPSQSTWGNRLNKAPHFTEYVRQKLEKELGEDKVYTGGLKVYTTLDARKQEIAQEELSKAIKKHDDLVSGITVNYSGGADRGLVGLYHLMGSIFPVGLPLISRLDNKANYRVSLERELIDAVDILTILTPGENESAAIAEFQKQTAVFGKNLHVEGAAITIEPSTGYIQTMVGGYEFTPKNQFNRATMARRQTGSAFKPFVYGAAIQERVVGSGTGIMDAPLTTLTEEGEGWSPQDFDGDFLGMVPLSRALSLSLNIVSVQVFLRTGPDAVIDFSSRLLGAAPTRFPPSPALALGIAELTPLEMALGYATIANNGRRVIPFSVRYVIDQSGNVVYNEESKVQEELQRQAKDGSIQVISEGTAYILKKMLTNVAMAGTAAMGLRDPDKGNYRGTAAGKTGSTSSFTNAWYCGFDPNYTTVIWLGFDKSSISLGRGQAASVLAVPIWGRMYNRFYGGANYPSFGNDGMPEEVQGGGTCAYNGLSPKPGVCPVTQNLSLKPITVAGVTKAVMGNRQCDGERDHHKSMDFREFLQKEYQISDEELGKTDRKFKPRTE; encoded by the coding sequence ATAAAAAGTATCGGACTTCATAGAACCTCAAGAGCATTGCTCATCATCGCCCTCTTAGGAGGATTCTTTTTTGGCTACATCCTTTCGGAAGTGGACGAAGGCGGGGAACTCGCTATGCTCGCCTCGTATCAGCCTACTACTCCCACAAGACTCTACGATATCAACGGAGTCGTATTTGCGGAACTCTACAAACACAAACAACAGCTTCTGAAATATCAGGACATTCCGCCTCACGTGGTTCAGGCGTTTCTTTCCGTGGAGGATAATAACTTCTTCAATCATTTTGGAATCGACTTTGTCGCAATTCTCAGAGCGGGAATCGTAAACGTATTTGCTGGAAGAATCAAACAGGGCGGCTCCACTCTGACTCAGCAGCTCGCAAAAACGGTTTTGCAAAACAGAAAACGTTCCTTTGCGAGAAAATTTATCGAAGCGCTTTTTACGCTTCAGATCGAGCAGGAATATTCCAAAGAAGAAATATTAGAGATTTATTTTAATCTAATCTATCTCGGACACGGGACCACGGGACTCGCTTCCGCGGCGGACGTTTATTTTCAAAAGGACGTGAGCGATTTGGATATCGCGGAAGCGGCGATGCTCGCAAGACTTCCGAAGGCTCCAGTGAAATATTCCCCCTATAAAAATCCTGCGATTTCAAAAAACGCGCATATCGGGGTTTTGAAACTCATGGCTTCTCAGGGATACATTCCCGAAGACAAGGTTCAATCCCTTCACGACGATTTTTGGAATAAATACTGGCCCGTGGTCATCACTCAATCTCCTTCTCAATCCACTTGGGGGAATCGTCTGAACAAGGCCCCTCATTTTACGGAGTATGTTCGTCAAAAACTCGAAAAGGAGCTTGGGGAAGACAAGGTTTATACCGGCGGTTTAAAGGTTTATACGACTCTCGACGCCCGCAAACAGGAAATCGCTCAGGAAGAGTTGTCCAAGGCGATCAAAAAACACGACGACCTCGTTTCCGGAATCACCGTAAATTATTCTGGCGGAGCGGATCGAGGACTTGTCGGTTTGTATCACTTGATGGGTTCCATCTTTCCCGTGGGATTGCCTCTGATCAGCAGACTCGACAATAAGGCGAATTATCGGGTCTCTCTCGAAAGAGAACTCATAGACGCCGTGGACATTTTGACGATTCTCACACCCGGTGAAAACGAATCCGCGGCGATCGCGGAATTTCAAAAACAAACCGCGGTTTTCGGAAAGAACCTTCACGTAGAAGGAGCCGCGATCACGATCGAACCTTCCACGGGTTATATCCAAACCATGGTGGGTGGTTACGAGTTCACTCCGAAAAATCAGTTCAACCGAGCTACGATGGCGAGACGTCAGACCGGATCCGCGTTCAAGCCTTTTGTTTACGGGGCCGCGATCCAGGAACGTGTGGTGGGAAGCGGAACCGGAATCATGGACGCACCTCTCACAACTCTAACGGAAGAAGGAGAAGGTTGGTCTCCTCAGGATTTCGACGGTGACTTTCTCGGAATGGTTCCTCTTTCCAGAGCTCTTTCTTTATCTTTGAATATCGTTTCGGTTCAGGTATTTCTCCGAACCGGTCCGGACGCCGTGATCGATTTTTCTTCCAGACTTCTCGGAGCTGCCCCGACTCGTTTTCCTCCGAGTCCCGCGCTTGCACTTGGGATCGCGGAATTGACTCCTCTCGAAATGGCTCTCGGTTATGCGACCATCGCCAACAACGGAAGAAGGGTGATTCCCTTTTCCGTCCGTTATGTGATCGATCAGAGTGGAAATGTGGTCTACAACGAAGAATCTAAAGTTCAGGAAGAACTTCAAAGACAGGCCAAGGACGGAAGTATCCAGGTCATTTCGGAAGGAACCGCCTACATTCTCAAAAAGATGCTTACCAATGTGGCGATGGCGGGAACCGCCGCGATGGGACTCAGAGATCCCGATAAGGGAAATTACCGTGGAACCGCCGCCGGTAAAACGGGTTCCACTTCTTCGTTTACAAATGCTTGGTACTGCGGATTTGATCCGAACTATACGACTGTGATTTGGCTCGGTTTTGATAAGAGTTCTATTTCTTTGGGAAGAGGACAGGCCGCGTCCGTTCTTGCGGTTCCGATTTGGGGAAGAATGTACAATCGTTTTTACGGTGGAGCGAATTATCCTTCCTTTGGAAACGATGGAATGCCCGAAGAAGTTCAGGGCGGAGGCACTTGCGCATACAACGGTTTGTCTCCGAAACCGGGAGTATGTCCCGTAACTCAAAACCTGAGTCTCAAACCGATCACTGTAGCGGGAGTGACAAAGGCGGTTATGGGAAATCGTCAGTGTGACGGAGAACGCGATCATCATAAGTCCATGGATTTTAGGGAATTCTTGCAGAAGGAATATCAGATCAGCGATGAAGAATTAGGCAAAACGGATCGGAAGTTTAAACCAAGGACGGAATAA
- a CDS encoding rhomboid family intramembrane serine protease encodes MTGIYNRIGPELTPVVRTLLIVNVGIFAIQLLLSWTIGDFLSLYLGMNSDLVTHHYFIWQLITYSFLHSVQNFFHILFNMFSLWMFGSILENHWGGKNFLKFYLFSCFTGGLFPLILHNLGLHQGTIIGASGGIYGLLIAFALTWPNQELLFMGFFPLKAKYMVIILMLIIALSGPGGNIAHMAHAGGAIGGALYFFYYNKLKPKIPASFSLSRYLQKRKMKKWQEEMNRKIHVREEVDQLLDKISKSGMDSLSRKEKKFLKEASSQYYSEE; translated from the coding sequence ATGACAGGCATCTACAATCGGATCGGCCCGGAATTGACTCCCGTAGTTCGAACTCTATTGATCGTAAATGTGGGGATTTTTGCAATCCAATTGCTCTTATCCTGGACAATCGGCGATTTTCTTTCCCTCTATCTCGGAATGAATTCGGATTTAGTCACTCATCATTATTTTATCTGGCAATTGATTACGTATTCTTTTTTACATTCGGTTCAGAACTTCTTTCATATTTTATTCAACATGTTCTCTCTTTGGATGTTCGGATCCATTTTGGAAAATCACTGGGGTGGAAAGAATTTTCTGAAGTTCTATCTCTTCTCCTGTTTTACGGGCGGGCTTTTTCCCCTGATTCTACACAATCTCGGACTGCATCAGGGAACCATCATCGGAGCTTCCGGAGGAATCTACGGTTTGCTGATCGCATTTGCGCTCACCTGGCCGAACCAGGAACTTCTTTTTATGGGATTTTTTCCTCTCAAAGCGAAATACATGGTAATCATCCTCATGCTCATCATCGCCCTTTCCGGTCCGGGAGGAAACATCGCCCATATGGCTCACGCAGGCGGAGCGATCGGGGGAGCTCTTTATTTCTTTTATTATAATAAACTAAAGCCGAAAATTCCAGCATCCTTTTCCTTGAGCCGATATCTTCAAAAAAGAAAAATGAAAAAATGGCAAGAGGAAATGAATCGGAAGATTCATGTTCGCGAAGAAGTGGATCAACTTTTGGATAAGATTTCCAAAAGCGGAATGGATTCTCTTTCCAGAAAGGAAAAGAAATTTTTAAAAGAAGCTTCGAGCCAATACTATTCGGAGGAATGA
- a CDS encoding biotin/lipoate A/B protein ligase family protein → MRTFSFIQNSKRSAFYNLALEEAIGLHLVSSGYGAGLRIWKNPFSIVVGLSEKPEDTILPEILNPFLESEKNSEKNSVLKNKKVIKENSPTILRRASGGGTVVHHPDENLNFTFFISLDVKPELYNVKESYDYFLSLVIASLKKQTLDASFRGKSDLAIFEQGLEKKISGNAQFRKKGAVVHHGTLILKPSLIERVSGLLKHPPEEPEYRKNRKHSDFVTSLPADFSSVKFGQDLSHVFAESLGLSRMDTEKDLRFTKLILKEAKQLLENKYSRMDFILRD, encoded by the coding sequence ATGCGCACATTCTCCTTTATCCAAAACTCAAAACGATCCGCCTTCTACAACCTTGCGCTCGAGGAAGCGATCGGACTTCATCTCGTATCTTCCGGATACGGGGCCGGACTTAGAATTTGGAAAAACCCATTCTCCATTGTAGTCGGGCTTTCCGAAAAACCGGAAGATACGATTCTGCCGGAAATTCTCAATCCATTCTTAGAATCCGAAAAAAATTCAGAAAAGAACTCGGTTCTGAAAAATAAAAAAGTCATCAAAGAAAATTCCCCCACTATTTTAAGAAGAGCGAGCGGAGGAGGAACCGTAGTCCATCATCCGGATGAGAATCTCAACTTTACATTCTTCATTTCCCTGGATGTAAAACCCGAACTCTACAATGTAAAAGAATCCTATGATTATTTTTTAAGTCTCGTAATCGCGTCCTTGAAAAAACAAACGTTAGACGCTTCTTTCCGAGGCAAATCGGATCTCGCGATATTCGAACAAGGACTGGAAAAAAAAATTTCGGGCAACGCACAGTTCCGAAAAAAGGGCGCGGTCGTTCATCACGGGACTTTGATTTTAAAACCTTCCCTGATTGAAAGGGTTTCCGGACTTCTCAAACATCCTCCGGAAGAACCAGAATACAGAAAGAACCGAAAACATTCCGATTTTGTGACCTCTCTTCCGGCCGATTTTTCCTCTGTAAAATTTGGTCAGGACCTATCTCATGTATTTGCCGAATCTTTGGGTCTTTCCAGAATGGACACAGAGAAGGATCTCCGATTTACGAAATTGATTCTCAAAGAAGCAAAACAGCTTTTGGAGAATAAATACTCAAGGATGGATTTCATCCTGAGAGACTGA